GCAGGCCGCCGTGCTCGACGCGCTGCGCCACCAGCGGCCGGACTGCCCCTCCTGGCTGACGGTCGAGCGGCTGATGGCGATTCGCGACGACACAGCCGTCGAGATGGAGGCGCGCGGCGCGACGTTGATCGAGATCAGACTGGCGGCGTTCGAGCGCACCCTGGAACTCATCGGCGCTCCAGATCGGGCGCTGGCAGCCGAGTTGAACGCGCTCTACCTGGAGCAGCGTGTCGCCGCTACGCGCCTCTACGACGACACGGTGGCGGCGCTCGACGCCCTGTCCCACCTGACGCTCGGCATCATCAGCAACGGCAACACCGACCCGAACCGCTGCGGGCTGGCCGGCCGATTTCGCTTCGCGTTGTTCGCCGATCAGTACGGGCGGCCCAAGCCGCACCGGCAGCTATTCGACGCGGCGCTGGAAGCGGCAGCCTGCGAGCCGGCCGCCGTTCTGCACGTGGGCGATTCGTTGACGCACGACGTGGCCGGCGCGCAAGCCGTCGGCATTCGCGGCATCTGGCTCAACCGGGAGGGCATCCCGAACACGGCGGGCATCGTGCCGAACGCGGAGATTCAGAGCTTGCTGGAGCTGCCCGCCCTGCTCGATGAAGAACACCCGGCCTGGCGGACTCGGCCTGGTGGGTAGGCGCGGCATCATGCGCCGCGCAGCCGTGCGCGACCGTGGGTCAGGAGATTCGCGCGGCCGGGCTGCAACAATCCCGCCGTGCCACCCGTCCCACTGGTGAGCGGCGAGTCCGCTCGCATCTCAGGGAG
The Chloroflexota bacterium genome window above contains:
- a CDS encoding HAD family hydrolase, giving the protein MMTMIQAVTFDADGTLWDFEQAMRQAQAAVLDALRHQRPDCPSWLTVERLMAIRDDTAVEMEARGATLIEIRLAAFERTLELIGAPDRALAAELNALYLEQRVAATRLYDDTVAALDALSHLTLGIISNGNTDPNRCGLAGRFRFALFADQYGRPKPHRQLFDAALEAAACEPAAVLHVGDSLTHDVAGAQAVGIRGIWLNREGIPNTAGIVPNAEIQSLLELPALLDEEHPAWRTRPGG